A part of Aquibium oceanicum genomic DNA contains:
- a CDS encoding cupin domain-containing protein: MDKALDKGITSNGTGFDEVKWNILGQVYYPKAVCASTFAFETNSEPGQFVPVHIHPDQDEFILVQEGELDLKLDGVWSKAGPGDLVRMPRGVPHGYFNKSDKPCRALFWVSPAGRLKELFEQLHDKTDIPTIVSLSAEHDVEFLPEEANA, from the coding sequence ATGGATAAGGCACTGGACAAGGGCATCACGTCGAACGGGACCGGCTTCGACGAGGTGAAATGGAACATCCTCGGTCAGGTCTACTATCCGAAGGCCGTCTGCGCATCGACCTTCGCCTTCGAAACGAACAGCGAGCCGGGACAGTTCGTGCCGGTGCACATCCATCCCGATCAGGACGAGTTCATCCTGGTGCAGGAAGGAGAACTCGACCTCAAGCTCGACGGGGTCTGGAGCAAGGCCGGGCCGGGCGACCTCGTGCGCATGCCGCGCGGCGTCCCGCATGGCTATTTCAACAAGTCCGACAAGCCGTGCCGCGCGCTCTTCTGGGTCTCCCCGGCAGGGCGGCTGAAGGAACTCTTCGAGCAACTGCACGACAAGACCGACATCCCGACGATCGTGTCGCTGTCGGCCGAGCACGACGTCGAGTTCCTTCCAGAAGAAGCGAACGCCTGA
- a CDS encoding RidA family protein yields MSNPSPHRELHPSSWKPAKGYANGMIAEGRTVWIGGQIGWNGDQVFETDDFIGQVRQALENIAAVLAEAGAEPRHVVRMTWFVTDKREYLARLPELGDAYRAVMGKHFPAMTMVQVVALVEDRAKVEIEATAVV; encoded by the coding sequence ATGTCCAACCCGTCCCCTCACCGGGAATTGCACCCGTCCAGCTGGAAGCCCGCCAAGGGCTACGCCAACGGCATGATCGCGGAGGGCCGCACCGTATGGATCGGCGGCCAGATCGGCTGGAACGGCGACCAGGTGTTCGAGACCGACGATTTTATCGGCCAGGTTCGACAGGCGCTGGAAAACATCGCCGCCGTGCTGGCCGAAGCCGGCGCCGAACCCCGCCACGTCGTTCGCATGACCTGGTTCGTCACCGACAAACGCGAATACCTCGCCCGCCTGCCAGAACTCGGCGACGCCTACCGCGCGGTGATGGGCAAGCACTTCCCCGCCATGACCATGGTCCAGGTCGTCGCGCTGGTCGAGGACCGGGCGAAGGTGGAGATCGAGGCGACGGCGGTGGTGTAG
- a CDS encoding ABC transporter ATP-binding protein, whose amino-acid sequence MAEPILEIRNLSKHFGALRATDDVSLNLRPGEIHALIGPNGAGKSTLIHQIAGTLKPSAGTIRFLGRDIGGLGVPERTRLGLGRTFQISSLTPEFSALRNVMLAVQARQGTSFRFFRPVMGDRSLTEPAMAMLERVGLADRAEIPAGELSHGERRQLEIAIALALGSKTFLLDEPMAGMDSEGSKTLTGFLDALRHEAPILLVEHDMDAVFALADRISVLVYGRIIATGTVDEVRTDPEVRRAYLGEEA is encoded by the coding sequence ATGGCTGAGCCGATCCTGGAAATCCGCAACCTGTCGAAGCATTTCGGCGCTCTGCGCGCCACCGACGACGTCAGCCTTAACCTGCGGCCCGGCGAGATTCATGCGCTGATCGGCCCCAACGGCGCCGGCAAGTCGACCCTGATCCACCAGATCGCGGGGACGCTGAAGCCGAGCGCCGGCACTATCCGCTTCCTTGGCCGCGACATCGGCGGGCTCGGCGTTCCGGAACGCACGCGGCTCGGGCTCGGCCGCACCTTCCAGATCTCCTCGCTGACGCCGGAATTCTCCGCCCTGCGCAACGTCATGCTGGCCGTCCAGGCGAGGCAAGGCACCAGCTTCCGCTTCTTCCGCCCGGTCATGGGCGACCGCTCGCTCACCGAACCCGCGATGGCGATGCTGGAACGCGTCGGCCTCGCCGATCGCGCCGAAATCCCGGCCGGCGAACTCTCGCACGGCGAGCGTCGCCAGCTCGAGATCGCCATCGCGCTGGCGCTCGGCTCAAAAACCTTCCTGCTCGACGAACCCATGGCCGGCATGGATTCGGAAGGCTCGAAGACCCTCACCGGCTTTCTCGACGCGCTGCGCCACGAAGCGCCGATCCTGCTCGTCGAGCACGACATGGACGCCGTCTTCGCGCTCGCCGACCGCATCTCGGTGCTGGTCTACGGCCGTATCATCGCCACCGGCACGGTCGACGAGGTCCGCACCGATCCCGAAGTCCGCCGCGCCTATCTGGGGGAGGAAGCGTGA
- the kynU gene encoding kynureninase, with protein MTDFARTRALFELPEGIVYLDGNSLGPLPRAARERVAREVSREWGEKLIRGWNEAGWMDLPETVGDKIARLIGAAKGTVVAGDSTSINLHKALTAAVSLAGPRKVVLSDSGNFPTDLYVAQMALRALGGGHELKVVAPEEVAGTIDDTVAVLMLTQVDYKTGRLHDMQALTAKARENGVVSIWDLAHSAGALPVDLAGADADFAVGCGYKYLNGGPGAPAFIYVRPGLGDRIDPVLAGWMGHEAPFAFDLDYRPAGGIQRMRVGTPPILSMASLDAALDAWDGVSMDDVRDRSIELSERFIAEIEARCPELTLASPRDPSARGSQVSVAFREGYAAMQAAIANGLIGDFRAPDIMRFGFTPLYIGMDDVVRAAETIERVMRDKLWDRADYRARAKVT; from the coding sequence GTGACCGACTTCGCCCGCACCCGCGCTCTCTTCGAACTGCCCGAGGGCATCGTCTATCTCGACGGCAATTCGCTCGGCCCCCTGCCCCGCGCCGCCCGCGAGCGCGTGGCGCGCGAGGTGTCGCGGGAGTGGGGCGAGAAGCTGATCCGCGGATGGAACGAGGCCGGCTGGATGGACCTGCCCGAGACCGTCGGCGACAAGATCGCCCGGCTGATCGGCGCGGCGAAGGGCACGGTGGTCGCGGGCGACTCCACGTCGATCAACCTGCACAAGGCGCTGACCGCCGCCGTCTCGCTGGCCGGCCCGCGCAAGGTGGTTCTCTCCGACAGCGGCAATTTCCCGACCGATCTCTACGTCGCCCAGATGGCGCTGCGGGCGCTCGGCGGGGGACATGAACTCAAGGTCGTCGCGCCGGAAGAGGTGGCGGGCACCATCGACGACACGGTCGCGGTCCTGATGCTCACGCAGGTCGACTACAAGACCGGCCGCTTGCACGACATGCAGGCGCTGACGGCCAAGGCCCGCGAGAACGGGGTCGTCTCGATCTGGGACCTCGCCCATTCGGCCGGCGCCCTGCCCGTCGACCTTGCTGGCGCCGATGCCGACTTCGCCGTCGGCTGCGGCTACAAATATCTGAACGGCGGCCCCGGCGCGCCGGCCTTCATCTACGTCAGGCCGGGGCTTGGCGACCGGATCGATCCCGTGCTTGCCGGCTGGATGGGCCACGAGGCGCCCTTCGCCTTCGACCTCGACTACCGCCCAGCGGGCGGCATCCAGCGCATGCGCGTCGGCACGCCGCCGATCCTGTCGATGGCCTCCCTCGATGCCGCTTTGGACGCCTGGGACGGCGTGTCCATGGACGACGTGCGCGACCGCTCGATCGAACTATCCGAACGCTTCATTGCCGAGATCGAGGCCCGCTGTCCCGAACTGACCCTCGCCTCGCCGCGCGATCCCTCGGCGCGCGGCAGCCAGGTCTCCGTCGCCTTCCGCGAAGGCTACGCCGCCATGCAGGCGGCCATCGCCAACGGCCTGATCGGCGATTTCCGCGCCCCTGACATCATGCGCTTCGGCTTCACGCCGTTGTATATCGGCATGGACGACGTCGTGCGTGCCGCCGAAACCATCGAGCGCGTCATGCGCGACAAACTGTGGGACCGCGCCGACTACCGCGCGCGGGCGAAGGTGACATGA
- a CDS encoding ABC transporter substrate-binding protein translates to MKNIIAAGLFGLAMSVSGLAFAEPIKIGMITTLSGGGAGLGIDARDGFMLAIEKASNPEIEVVVEDDAQKPEIAVQLADKMIQSDKVDILTGIIWSNLAMAVVPSAVAQGKFYISVNAAPSQLAGAGCDPHYFSVSYQNDNLHEAAGAYATKAGYEKTFILAPNYPAGKDSLAGFKRFYKGEVVNELYTQLGQTDYAAEIAQIRASGADSVFFFLPGGMGIAFMKQYAQSGVDTPLIGPAFSFDQNILQAVGDAALGVKNTANWSKDIDNAANKEFVEAYKAKYGRLPSVYSAYGYDTANLILSAAGEASVSDADAFQKALEAADFDSVRGKFSFGPNHHPIQDIYVREVVKEGDILTNKIVDTALEDHQDAYAKDCKM, encoded by the coding sequence ATGAAGAACATCATCGCAGCCGGCCTGTTCGGCCTCGCCATGAGCGTCAGCGGACTGGCTTTCGCGGAGCCGATCAAGATCGGCATGATCACCACGCTTTCGGGCGGCGGCGCCGGCCTCGGCATCGACGCCCGCGACGGCTTCATGCTGGCCATCGAGAAGGCATCCAATCCTGAAATCGAGGTCGTCGTCGAGGACGACGCGCAGAAGCCGGAGATCGCCGTCCAGCTCGCCGACAAGATGATCCAGTCGGACAAGGTGGACATCCTGACCGGCATCATCTGGTCGAACCTCGCCATGGCCGTCGTTCCGTCGGCTGTGGCGCAGGGCAAGTTCTACATCTCGGTCAACGCGGCTCCCTCGCAGCTCGCCGGTGCCGGATGCGACCCTCACTACTTCTCTGTGTCGTACCAGAACGACAATCTGCACGAGGCCGCCGGCGCCTATGCCACCAAGGCCGGCTACGAGAAGACCTTCATCCTCGCCCCGAACTACCCGGCGGGCAAGGATTCGCTGGCGGGCTTCAAGCGCTTCTACAAGGGCGAGGTCGTCAACGAGCTCTACACCCAGCTCGGCCAGACCGACTATGCCGCCGAGATCGCGCAGATCCGCGCCTCGGGCGCCGACAGCGTCTTCTTCTTCCTGCCTGGCGGCATGGGCATCGCCTTCATGAAGCAGTACGCGCAGTCGGGCGTCGACACCCCGCTGATCGGCCCGGCCTTCTCGTTCGACCAGAACATCCTCCAGGCGGTCGGCGACGCCGCGCTCGGCGTCAAGAACACGGCCAACTGGTCGAAGGACATCGACAATGCGGCCAACAAGGAGTTCGTCGAGGCCTACAAGGCCAAGTACGGCCGCCTGCCCTCGGTCTATTCCGCTTATGGCTACGACACGGCGAACCTCATCCTGTCGGCGGCCGGCGAAGCCAGCGTCTCGGATGCCGATGCATTCCAGAAGGCGCTCGAAGCCGCCGACTTCGACTCGGTCCGCGGAAAGTTCTCCTTCGGCCCGAACCACCATCCGATCCAGGACATCTACGTCCGCGAAGTGGTGAAGGAAGGCGACATCCTGACCAACAAGATCGTCGACACGGCGCTCGAGGACCATCAGGACGCCTACGCCAAAGACTGCAAGATGTGA
- a CDS encoding branched-chain amino acid ABC transporter permease — MQTALLIEQTLNGLQFGVMLFLMAAGLTLIFGVMGLINLAHGSLYMVGAFACATVAAWTGSFWLGLVASLAAAAAAGAIVEITVIRRLYDRDHLDQVLATFALILVFSEGTRWLFGSFPLYLNIPPLLAGAVPIPGGAQYPLYRLAIIGVGILVAIGLYLLISRTRLGMRIRAGESDREMIGALGVDIRTLYTVVFALGAALAGLAGAMVGALQSVQVGMGEPVLILAFVVIVIGGIGSIKGALVGAILVGLIDTLGRFLLPAALAAFMGPSAAASIGAALASMLIYVFMALVLAIRPRGLFAAAG; from the coding sequence GTGCAAACCGCCCTCCTCATCGAGCAGACTCTCAACGGCCTCCAGTTCGGCGTCATGCTGTTCCTGATGGCGGCCGGACTGACGCTGATCTTCGGCGTGATGGGCCTGATCAACCTCGCCCATGGCTCGCTCTACATGGTCGGCGCCTTCGCCTGCGCGACGGTGGCGGCGTGGACCGGCTCGTTCTGGCTGGGGCTGGTGGCGAGCCTGGCGGCGGCTGCCGCGGCCGGTGCCATTGTGGAGATAACGGTGATCCGCCGGCTCTACGACCGAGACCATCTCGACCAGGTGCTGGCGACGTTCGCGCTGATCCTCGTCTTTTCGGAAGGCACGCGCTGGCTCTTCGGCTCCTTCCCGCTCTATCTCAACATCCCGCCGCTTCTGGCGGGCGCGGTGCCCATCCCCGGCGGCGCGCAGTATCCGCTCTACAGGCTCGCCATCATCGGCGTCGGCATCCTCGTCGCCATCGGGCTCTATTTGCTGATCTCCCGCACCCGGCTCGGCATGCGCATCCGCGCCGGCGAGAGCGACCGCGAGATGATCGGCGCGCTCGGCGTCGACATCCGCACGCTCTACACCGTCGTCTTCGCGCTGGGCGCGGCACTCGCGGGTCTCGCCGGCGCCATGGTCGGCGCGCTGCAATCCGTACAGGTCGGCATGGGCGAGCCGGTGCTGATCCTTGCCTTCGTGGTCATCGTCATCGGCGGCATCGGCTCCATCAAGGGCGCCTTGGTGGGCGCGATCCTCGTCGGCCTGATCGACACGCTCGGACGCTTCCTCCTGCCGGCAGCACTCGCCGCCTTCATGGGGCCCTCGGCCGCCGCCTCGATCGGTGCCGCGCTCGCCTCCATGCTGATCTACGTCTTCATGGCACTGGTGCTGGCGATCCGCCCGCGCGGCCTCTTCGCGGCAGCCGGCTGA
- a CDS encoding AMP-binding protein, translating to MLGPTGHTDTFARDNLPPTDQWPEFLLDGFDYPEWLNAGVELTDRMVERGHGDRTALIGNGRRRTYKELSDWTNRLAHALVEDYGVRPGNRVLIRGPNNPAVVACWLAATKAGAVVVNTMPMLRAGELAKIVDKAEVSLALCDTRALDEMVACAKSSRFLKQVVGFDGTANHDAELDRVALDKSVLFDAVRTGRDDVALLGFTSGTTGVPKATMHFHRDLLIVADGYAKEVLNVTPQDVFVGSPPLAFTFGLGGLAIFPLRFGAAATLLESATPPNMVEIIEKYKATISFTAPTAYRAMLAAMEEGADLSSLRIAVSAGETLPAPVFEAWTKKTGKPILDGIGSTEMLHIFITNRLDDMHAATTGRPVTGYEAKIVDDAMNEVPRGTIGKLAVRGPTGCRYLADDRQGEYVKAGWNITGDAFLQDDDGRFHFAARADDIIVSAGYNIAGPEVEAALLAHADVAECAVIGIADEARGQIVQAHIVLVAGCIGDETMTKRLQDHVKATIAPYKYPRSIVFTETLPKTQTGKIQRFKLREDATA from the coding sequence ATGCTCGGGCCGACCGGACACACCGACACCTTCGCGCGCGACAACCTGCCGCCAACCGACCAGTGGCCGGAATTCCTGCTCGATGGGTTCGACTATCCGGAGTGGCTCAACGCCGGCGTCGAGCTCACCGACCGCATGGTGGAGCGCGGCCACGGCGACCGCACGGCGCTGATCGGCAACGGCCGGCGCCGCACCTACAAAGAACTCTCCGACTGGACCAACCGCCTCGCCCACGCGCTGGTCGAGGATTACGGTGTCAGGCCCGGCAACCGGGTGCTGATCCGCGGTCCTAACAACCCCGCCGTGGTCGCCTGCTGGCTCGCTGCCACCAAGGCGGGCGCAGTGGTGGTCAATACCATGCCCATGCTGCGCGCCGGCGAACTCGCCAAGATCGTCGACAAGGCGGAGGTGTCGCTGGCGCTCTGCGACACCCGCGCGCTGGACGAGATGGTCGCCTGCGCCAAGTCCAGCCGCTTCCTCAAGCAGGTGGTCGGCTTTGACGGCACGGCCAACCACGACGCGGAACTCGACCGTGTCGCCCTCGACAAATCCGTGCTCTTCGATGCGGTCAGGACCGGCCGCGACGACGTCGCCCTGCTCGGCTTTACGTCCGGCACCACAGGCGTGCCCAAGGCCACGATGCATTTCCACCGCGATCTGCTGATCGTCGCCGACGGATACGCGAAGGAAGTCCTGAACGTCACGCCGCAGGACGTCTTCGTCGGCTCGCCGCCGCTCGCTTTCACCTTCGGCCTCGGCGGCTTGGCGATCTTCCCGCTGCGCTTCGGCGCCGCCGCGACGCTGCTCGAAAGCGCGACGCCGCCGAACATGGTCGAGATCATCGAGAAGTACAAAGCGACGATCTCCTTCACCGCGCCCACCGCCTACCGCGCCATGCTGGCCGCCATGGAGGAAGGAGCAGACCTCTCCTCGCTGCGCATCGCGGTGTCGGCCGGCGAGACACTCCCTGCCCCCGTCTTCGAGGCCTGGACGAAGAAGACCGGCAAGCCGATCCTCGACGGCATCGGCTCGACCGAGATGCTGCACATCTTCATCACCAACCGGCTCGACGACATGCACGCCGCCACCACCGGCCGCCCGGTGACGGGCTACGAGGCAAAGATCGTCGACGACGCCATGAACGAAGTTCCGCGCGGCACCATCGGAAAGCTCGCCGTGCGCGGCCCGACCGGCTGCCGCTACCTCGCCGACGACCGCCAGGGCGAGTACGTCAAGGCCGGGTGGAACATCACCGGCGACGCGTTCCTGCAGGACGATGACGGCCGCTTCCACTTCGCCGCGCGCGCCGACGACATCATCGTGTCGGCCGGCTACAACATCGCCGGCCCCGAGGTGGAGGCCGCGCTGCTCGCCCATGCCGACGTCGCCGAATGCGCCGTTATCGGCATCGCCGACGAGGCGCGCGGCCAGATCGTCCAGGCCCACATCGTGCTCGTCGCCGGCTGTATCGGCGACGAGACGATGACCAAACGCCTCCAGGACCACGTCAAGGCAACCATCGCGCCTTACAAGTATCCCCGTTCGATCGTTTTCACCGAGACGCTGCCGAAGACCCAGACCGGCAAGATCCAGCGCTTCAAGCTGCGGGAGGACGCAACGGCGTGA
- a CDS encoding ABC transporter ATP-binding protein, which yields MLLEVSAIETFYGASQALFGVDLRVDDGEVVALMGRNGMGKTTTIRSICRLNPPRAGAVRFGGRDLAGMRAFRVARLGVGLVPEGRRCFPNLTVEENLVAAARPGKWTLARVEELFPRLAERRGQFASTLSGGEQQMLAIGRALMTNPRLLILDEATEGLAPVIRHDIWASIRALKEEGQSILVVDKTMAELLPVADRCTIIEKGRTVWDGLPRDLSEDIRDRYLGV from the coding sequence ATGCTCCTTGAGGTCTCCGCCATCGAAACCTTCTACGGCGCCAGCCAGGCGCTGTTCGGCGTCGATCTTCGCGTCGACGACGGCGAGGTCGTGGCGCTGATGGGGCGCAACGGGATGGGCAAGACCACGACCATCCGCTCGATCTGCCGGCTCAACCCGCCGCGTGCCGGCGCGGTGCGCTTTGGCGGCCGCGACCTCGCCGGCATGCGCGCCTTCCGCGTCGCGCGCCTGGGAGTCGGGCTGGTGCCGGAAGGCCGCCGCTGCTTCCCCAATCTGACCGTGGAGGAAAACCTCGTGGCCGCCGCCCGCCCGGGCAAGTGGACGCTTGCGCGCGTCGAGGAACTCTTTCCGCGCCTTGCCGAGCGCCGGGGCCAGTTCGCCAGCACGCTGTCGGGCGGGGAGCAGCAGATGCTGGCGATTGGCCGCGCGCTGATGACCAATCCGCGCCTCCTGATCCTCGACGAGGCGACGGAGGGGCTCGCCCCCGTCATCCGCCACGACATCTGGGCCTCGATCCGCGCGCTCAAGGAGGAGGGTCAGTCGATCCTGGTCGTCGACAAGACCATGGCGGAACTGCTTCCGGTGGCCGACCGCTGCACCATCATCGAGAAGGGCCGCACCGTGTGGGACGGCCTTCCGCGCGACCTCTCGGAAGACATTCGCGACCGATATCTCGGCGTGTGA
- a CDS encoding branched-chain amino acid ABC transporter permease: protein MSRENIVNALLLLLLLAIPLAATAGDEPFYVTLATRMAILALGAVGLNFALGLGGLVSFGHAAFFGIGGYAAGILATHAFNMEPLAFGWTGSKSMPVIWLVALAASGIAALAIGAISLRTSGVYFIMITLAFAQMIYYFAISWPAYGGEDGLSIYVRNAFPGLNTLNGLHFFFVCYALLLVALVLFAVFRDARFGAALQAARQNEARLATVGIAPYRIRLAAFVISGMITGVAGALFADLNRFVSPSMLSWHMSGELIVLIILGGVGRLCGPIAGAMLYVVLEFFLGGVTERWQFFLGLILLGVVLFARGGIVGLAAGKVRHG, encoded by the coding sequence ATGAGCCGCGAGAATATCGTCAACGCCCTGCTCCTGCTTCTGCTGCTGGCGATCCCGCTTGCCGCCACGGCCGGCGACGAGCCCTTCTACGTCACGCTCGCGACCCGCATGGCGATCCTTGCGCTGGGCGCGGTGGGCCTCAACTTCGCGCTCGGGCTGGGCGGGCTCGTCTCCTTCGGCCACGCCGCTTTCTTCGGCATCGGCGGGTACGCCGCCGGCATCCTCGCCACGCACGCCTTCAACATGGAGCCGCTGGCCTTCGGCTGGACCGGCTCCAAGTCGATGCCGGTGATCTGGCTGGTGGCGCTCGCCGCCTCCGGTATCGCCGCCCTCGCCATCGGCGCGATCAGCCTCAGGACGTCGGGCGTCTACTTCATCATGATCACGCTCGCCTTCGCGCAGATGATCTACTATTTCGCCATCTCCTGGCCGGCCTATGGCGGCGAGGACGGCCTGTCGATCTACGTGCGCAACGCCTTCCCGGGCCTCAACACGCTGAACGGCCTGCACTTCTTCTTCGTCTGCTACGCGCTGCTCCTCGTGGCGCTTGTGCTCTTCGCCGTGTTCCGCGACGCCCGCTTCGGCGCGGCGCTGCAGGCGGCGCGGCAGAACGAGGCGCGGCTGGCGACCGTCGGCATCGCGCCCTATCGGATCCGGCTCGCGGCCTTCGTCATATCGGGCATGATCACCGGGGTGGCCGGCGCGCTCTTCGCTGACCTGAACCGCTTCGTCAGCCCTTCCATGCTGTCCTGGCACATGTCGGGCGAACTGATCGTGCTCATCATCCTGGGCGGCGTCGGCCGGCTTTGCGGGCCCATCGCGGGCGCCATGCTCTACGTCGTGCTGGAATTCTTCCTCGGAGGGGTGACAGAACGCTGGCAGTTCTTCCTCGGCCTGATCCTGCTCGGGGTCGTGCTTTTCGCGCGCGGCGGCATCGTCGGCCTCGCCGCGGGGAAGGTGCGCCATGGCTGA
- the kynA gene encoding tryptophan 2,3-dioxygenase, whose amino-acid sequence MSAGTEAEAITDFAKRMSYSDYLRLGEVLDAQKPLSTSPDEMLFIIQHQTSELWMKLAIHEITSAMEAICKDDLQPAFKMLTRVARIFEQLNSAWDVLRTMTPSEYTRFRDALGQSSGFQSWQYRAIEFLAGNRNPAMLKPHAHDPAIGERLEAILQRPSLYEEALLLLQRQGFDLGGSAERDDWRQTRGESDHVLQAWKIVYQHPERHWALYELAEKLVDFEDYFRRWRFNHVTTVERIIGLKRGTGGTAGVSYLRRMLEVELFPELWKVRTEL is encoded by the coding sequence ATGAGCGCCGGAACCGAAGCGGAGGCGATCACCGATTTCGCCAAGCGCATGTCCTATTCGGACTATCTGCGGCTCGGCGAGGTGCTCGACGCGCAGAAGCCGCTGTCGACCTCGCCCGACGAGATGCTGTTCATCATCCAGCACCAGACCTCGGAGCTGTGGATGAAGCTCGCCATTCACGAGATCACCTCCGCGATGGAGGCGATCTGCAAGGACGATTTGCAGCCCGCCTTCAAGATGCTGACGCGCGTCGCGCGCATCTTCGAGCAGCTGAACAGCGCCTGGGACGTCTTGAGAACGATGACGCCGAGCGAATACACCCGCTTCCGCGATGCGCTCGGCCAGTCGTCGGGCTTCCAGTCCTGGCAATACCGAGCCATCGAGTTCCTCGCCGGCAATCGCAACCCGGCGATGCTCAAGCCCCACGCGCACGATCCCGCCATCGGCGAGCGGCTGGAGGCTATCCTGCAGCGACCGAGCCTCTACGAGGAGGCACTGCTGCTTCTCCAGCGCCAGGGTTTCGATCTCGGAGGCTCCGCCGAACGCGACGACTGGCGGCAGACACGCGGCGAAAGCGACCATGTGCTGCAGGCTTGGAAGATCGTCTACCAGCACCCGGAACGGCACTGGGCGCTCTACGAATTGGCCGAAAAGCTGGTCGACTTCGAGGACTATTTCCGCCGCTGGCGTTTCAACCACGTCACGACGGTCGAACGCATCATCGGGCTCAAGCGCGGCACCGGCGGCACGGCCGGCGTGTCCTACCTGCGCCGGATGCTCGAGGTGGAACTCTTTCCCGAATTGTGGAAAGTGCGAACGGAACTTTGA
- a CDS encoding acyl-CoA dehydrogenase family protein, with translation MPDRSFLTWPFFEDRHRDHAGRLEDWCARNLPVDHHDVDAACRGLVQSLGRGGWLMPTAVDPASPGPLDVRTLCLTRETLARHDGLADFAFAMQGLGTGAISLFGSPEQRRWLDKTRRGEAISAFALSEPRSGSDVANMDMTATGDGDGYILSGEKTWISNGGIADLYTVFARTGEAPGARGISCFLVPADTPGLTVAERLEVVAPHPLARLAFDGVRVPAPAMIGRPGEGFRIAMSVLDVFRSTVGAAALGFARRALDESLSRAGGRELFGKPLHDLQMVQGHLADMALDVDAAALLVYRAAWTKDSGAARVTREAAMAKLYATDRAQAVIDAAVQLHGGDGVRKGHIVESLYREIRALRIYEGASDVQKVVIARQTLSEFSAAIRGEGLRNG, from the coding sequence ATGCCTGACCGCTCCTTCCTCACCTGGCCCTTCTTCGAGGACCGCCACCGCGACCACGCCGGGCGGCTGGAGGACTGGTGCGCAAGGAATCTCCCCGTCGACCACCATGACGTCGACGCTGCCTGCCGCGGTCTCGTCCAAAGCCTCGGGCGCGGCGGCTGGCTCATGCCCACCGCGGTCGACCCCGCCTCGCCCGGCCCGCTCGACGTGCGCACGCTCTGCCTCACCCGCGAGACACTCGCCCGCCATGACGGGCTCGCGGACTTCGCCTTCGCCATGCAGGGACTGGGCACCGGCGCGATCAGCCTCTTCGGCTCGCCGGAGCAGCGGCGATGGCTAGACAAGACCCGCCGCGGCGAGGCGATTTCCGCCTTTGCGCTGTCTGAACCCCGCTCCGGCTCGGACGTCGCCAACATGGACATGACGGCGACGGGGGACGGCGACGGCTATATCCTGTCCGGCGAGAAGACGTGGATCTCAAATGGCGGGATCGCAGACCTCTATACCGTCTTTGCCCGTACCGGCGAGGCGCCGGGCGCCAGGGGCATCTCCTGCTTCCTCGTTCCGGCCGACACACCCGGCCTCACCGTCGCCGAGCGGCTGGAGGTCGTCGCCCCGCATCCGCTCGCCCGCCTCGCCTTCGACGGCGTGCGTGTGCCCGCGCCCGCCATGATCGGCAGGCCCGGCGAGGGTTTCCGCATCGCCATGTCGGTGCTCGACGTGTTTCGCTCCACGGTCGGCGCCGCCGCGCTCGGCTTCGCGCGCCGGGCGCTGGACGAATCCCTGTCGCGCGCCGGGGGCCGCGAGCTCTTCGGCAAGCCGCTCCACGACCTCCAGATGGTGCAGGGTCACCTGGCCGACATGGCGCTCGACGTCGACGCCGCGGCGCTCCTCGTCTACCGTGCCGCCTGGACCAAGGATTCAGGCGCTGCGCGCGTCACCCGCGAGGCGGCGATGGCCAAGCTCTACGCCACCGACCGGGCGCAGGCGGTGATCGATGCCGCCGTCCAGCTTCACGGCGGCGATGGCGTGCGCAAGGGACACATCGTCGAGAGCCTCTACCGCGAGATCCGCGCGCTGCGGATCTACGAAGGGGCGTCCGACGTGCAGAAGGTCGTCATCGCGCGACAGACACTTTCCGAATTCTCGGCCGCAATCAGAGGGGAAGGACTGCGAAATGGATAA